The Salvelinus alpinus chromosome 10, SLU_Salpinus.1, whole genome shotgun sequence genome includes the window TCTCTCCTTTCTAGATGCTGGACCCTCTGTCAATGAGCAGTCCAGAGAACTCTGCATCGGGGAGTTGTCCCTCACTGGACAGCCCACTGGACAGGTGAGTCGTGAACATTCAGCTAAGAACCACATAGCCAGCATGCATTGTGGTAACCTTCAACATTTCACCTTCTGAATcaaacagttaaaaaaaaaaaaaaacatgtgttCCTCCTGTATTTCCTTGCAGTGATAACTATCCTAAGTCACGTATGCCCCGGGCACAGAGCTACCCAGACAACCACCAAGTTTACCCAGAGTATGATATCCCAGTGTTTGAGAAGTCGGGGAAAGGGGGCACTTACCCACGGCGATACCACATTTCCTTTGGCCTTCAGGACTACAGTGATGGTAAAGGAACGAACAAAAACACACCCTCTCTAAAACAAAAGTCAGTCAATTCAACCTTAAATCCGGGTGTCCCGATTCTTTACTTTTAGAGTATCACAGAAAACTATTGTTGTTTACCGTCAATCTCCCTCTCCCATCCTCCCCTGCAGGGCGTAAGACGTTCCCTCGAGCGCGGCGGACCCAGGTCCACGGTTTCCATTCCCCGGTCAGTTTCAGCCCCACAGAGCAGTCTCCCAGCACCAGCAGTGGCAGCAGCATATTCACCCCAGACCTGGAGGAGCCCGGGGGTCGCAGACGCAGGGGCAGCGACATCGAGCCCAACCCCACCCTCTCCGTTATGGACATCAGCCCACCCAGCCGCTGTGAGTAGAGCTGGATGGAGGGAGACAATGGGGACGTgtgggagggaaaggagagattgAGAATGGAGAGAAGAATACTGATGTGGGGGTGGAAGGATGGCAGAATGTTCAGGTGGAAGGATAGCCATGTAGCTGCTAAGCACTTTTGCAACCAGCGTATATCTTATAAACGCACACAAATGACCTGATTTGATTTCCCCCATGTCTGTCCAGCTCCACGTGCCCCTACTAACTGGCGGCTAGGTAAGCTGCTGGGTCAGGGTGCGTTTGGCCGGGTCTTCCTGTGCTACGATGCAGACACTGGCAGAGAGCTGGCTGTTAAACAGGTCCAGTTTGACCCAGAGAGTCCCGAGACCAGCAAGGTGAGTGGAACAGAGATTGTGTGTGGTCGAGAGTTGTGTACTCTGTGTACTCAATATATCTTGTCTATCTGCAGGAGGTAAGTGCCCTGGAGTGTGAGATCCAGTTACTGAAGAACTTGTGCCATGAACGGATCGTCCAGTACTATGGCTGTCTACGAGACTCCAACGAGAGAACTCTGTCCATCTTTATGGAGTACATGCccggggtaagtgtgtgtgtgtgcgtgtatacgTTTGAATAACTGAACTTAGACCAACTCAAACCTGTCTCCGTCCACCAGTGTGGCGACGTAGGCTGTGTTCCAGGTTGTATTTGTTTCAGTGAAGTTTCACTGCTGATCGGCACGACGCTGCTGCAGTAAAGATGACCTGGAACGGACCCGCGGGTTGCTTGAACTCTCATATGGTCACCCTCTGTCCCCAGGGCTCCATCAAAGACCAGCTGAAGTCGTACGGGGCCTTGACGGAAAACGTGACGCGTCGATACACCCGTCAGATCCTGGAGGGAGTGTCCTACCTACACAGCAACATGATCGTCCACAGAGACATCAAAGgtacagaaggagagagggataaatGGATTGAATATTGGAATACAATGTTGCTGGATTCTGATAGGAAGGACCATTATCATGACTCATAGAGTTCTCATGTTCTGGTTCATGTAGTGCTTATGACAGAATGTTGATGGATATTGAGGGGAACGTTGCTGTAACTCAAGCAGTGACTTCTGGGTAATGTAGTTTCTTATGAGAGAATGTACCTaaactacctctttacctcttcctgttcctccctctttttcctccatctttctctccaggGGCCAACATTCTGCGGGACTCTGTGGGAAACGTGAAGCTGGGGGACTTTGGGGCGAGCAGGCGGCTACAGACCATCTGTCTGTCAGGAACAGGGATCAAGTCAGTGACTGGTACTCCCTACTGGATGAGCCCAGAGGTGATCAGTGGAGAGGGCTATGGCAGGAAGGCTGATATCTGGTAAGACTGATTATTACTGAGGCAGACTTATCAGCAAAATAGTTTCCACCTCGTCTCCTTCTCTTTCAAACCACAGGCTGAGACTTAAAGCCCACATGCAGTCTTTGTAATTTTTTAATCACTGTATGCCTAATAAATCACtgtttatttcatgaaaatacttgtatttttttaatcatttatttccctgagcctccttTCGCCCTTGCTCTGTCTGATCGTGTGGGTGTTAAGGAACACACATTTGAAGATATTTATATAGACAGCCCTGATTGGCTAATAGGAGGGTCTAGAGCCCACCCCCTTACCCAGATGAACTGTCATTGGTCTATTATAATCAGATCCCATTGTCATAATGTGGGCCAAAAGTtccatcccacctgaacaggctgaaattccaggcatttttttcaaacagctcttacaccaaAAGCTCATCACAATTTGTACAA containing:
- the LOC139532187 gene encoding mitogen-activated protein kinase kinase kinase 2-like, which encodes MGESSILDSWVNQRVKMNEQEALNSIMQDLAELHRSSRPAMTLSDLGKPKASSPKNQNDVRVKFEFKGEKRILQFFRPVRLDDLGNKAKVAFGQAMDLHYTNNELVIPLTTQDDLDKAVELLDRSVHMKSLKILLVLQASSQTSTSSMDLLPPHEDLDNTRFRATDNKSMLALIGSHSGDRSSPPPGYIPDALQQVARNGSFTSINSEGEFIPESMDQMLDPLSMSSPENSASGSCPSLDSPLDSDNYPKSRMPRAQSYPDNHQVYPEYDIPVFEKSGKGGTYPRRYHISFGLQDYSDGRKTFPRARRTQVHGFHSPVSFSPTEQSPSTSSGSSIFTPDLEEPGGRRRRGSDIEPNPTLSVMDISPPSRSPRAPTNWRLGKLLGQGAFGRVFLCYDADTGRELAVKQVQFDPESPETSKEVSALECEIQLLKNLCHERIVQYYGCLRDSNERTLSIFMEYMPGGSIKDQLKSYGALTENVTRRYTRQILEGVSYLHSNMIVHRDIKGANILRDSVGNVKLGDFGASRRLQTICLSGTGIKSVTGTPYWMSPEVISGEGYGRKADIWSVGCTVVEMLTQRPPWAEFEAMAAIFKIATQPTNPSLPVHVSDHGRDFLKRIFVETKLRPSADDLLRHFFVH